In Mercurialis annua linkage group LG5, ddMerAnnu1.2, whole genome shotgun sequence, a single genomic region encodes these proteins:
- the LOC126683024 gene encoding uncharacterized protein LOC126683024 isoform X2, protein MYGEFETQRVIQDQREAGEALEAHKDVLTERCDPTALKEHLLKMTAQHRAQMASKHPKPAVSVAQQAHVEIGNGYGVPGGGAYYASLRPELDRDSEKKRELPDYLKQKLKARGILNADIGKSCPLKDQNKLETSTTEPVEPGKLPSGWVEAKDPSSGTLYYYNECNGKSQWERPVETTSSYALSSQPIFDDWVQSVDETSGQKYYYNMKTHVSQWERPDSTHIVATQQHSNNTDSINHHTWVGQSFEPNKCVGCGGWGVGLVQAWGYCNHCTRVLNLPQHRSLACSLNNQKQASNCGNIEVGIDRKASQQRSNWKPPMGKGNIKDSRKRAHTEDDELDPMDPSSYSDAPRGGWIVGLKGVQPRAADTTATGPLFQQRPYPSPGAVLRKNAEIASQTKKCSSHYAPISKKGDGSDGLGDAD, encoded by the exons ATGTACGGC gAATTTGAAACCCAAAGAGTAATTCAAGATCAAAG AGAGGCAGGTGAAGCTTTAGAAGCTCACAAAGATGTTCTTACGGAACGATGTGATCCCACTGCTTTAAAG GAGCATCTTCTGAAGATGACCGCCCAACATCGCGCCCAAATGGCATCAAAGCATCCCAAACCTGCTGTTTCTGTTGCTCAACAAG CTCATGTAGAAATTGGTAATGGTTATGGTGTACCGGGTGGAGGTGCATATTATGCTTCTTTGAGGCCCGAGCTTGACAGAGACTCGGAAAAGAAGAGGGAATTACCGGACTACCTTAAGCAGAAGTTGAAAGCAAGGGGTATTCTAAATGCTGACATTGGAAAAAGCTGTCCGTTGAAAgatcaaaat AAGCTGGAGACTAGTACAACAGAACCTGTTGAACCTGGAAAATTACCTTCTGGATGG GTGGAAGCAAAAGATCCCTCCTCTGGTACGTTATACTATTACAATGAATGCAATGGAAAGAGTCAGTGGGAAAGGCCTGTTGAAACAACTTCTAGTTATGCTCTATCATCTCAACCTATTTTTGACGACTGGGTGCAATCTGTTGATGAAACTTCTG GCcaaaaatattactataatATGAAGACCCATGTATCACAATGGGAGCGTCCTGATTCAACTCATATTGTTGCCACACAACAACATTCTAACAACACGGATTCCATAAATCATCATACTTGGGTTGGTCAGTCGTTTGAGCCAAATAAATGCGTTGGATGTGGTGGATGGGGAGTTGGCCTTGTGCAGGCATGGGGTTACTGCAATCATTGCACCAG AGTTCTCAATCTTCCACAGCATCGCAGCTTAGCATGTAGTCTGAATAACCAGAAGCAAGCCAGCAATTGCGGAAACATCGAAGTTGGTATTGATAGAAAGGCTTCACAGCAGAG GTCCAATTGGAAACCTCCTATGGGCAAGGGAAACATAAAAGATAGTAGAAAACGTGCCCACACCGAAGATGATGAGTTGGATCCCATGGACCCAAGTTCTTATTCGGATGCTCCCCGTGGTGGCTG GATTGTTGGCCTGAAAGGAGTACAGCCAAGAGCAGCTGATACCACTGCTACG GGCCCTTTATTTCAGCAGCGGCCATACCCATCACCTGGAGCTGTCTTGCGAAAGAATGCTGAAATTGCTTCACAAACTAAGAAATGTAGTTCTCACTATGCGCCCATCTCGAAGAAAGGGGATGGGAGCGATGGACTGGGTGATGCTGACTGA
- the LOC126683024 gene encoding uncharacterized protein LOC126683024 isoform X1, with product MGDNSADDIQNLLLRHHEFETQRVIQDQREAGEALEAHKDVLTERCDPTALKEHLLKMTAQHRAQMASKHPKPAVSVAQQAHVEIGNGYGVPGGGAYYASLRPELDRDSEKKRELPDYLKQKLKARGILNADIGKSCPLKDQNKLETSTTEPVEPGKLPSGWVEAKDPSSGTLYYYNECNGKSQWERPVETTSSYALSSQPIFDDWVQSVDETSGQKYYYNMKTHVSQWERPDSTHIVATQQHSNNTDSINHHTWVGQSFEPNKCVGCGGWGVGLVQAWGYCNHCTRVLNLPQHRSLACSLNNQKQASNCGNIEVGIDRKASQQRSNWKPPMGKGNIKDSRKRAHTEDDELDPMDPSSYSDAPRGGWIVGLKGVQPRAADTTATGPLFQQRPYPSPGAVLRKNAEIASQTKKCSSHYAPISKKGDGSDGLGDAD from the exons ATGGGTGACAATAGTGCAGACGACATTCAAAACCTCCTTCTCCGTCACCAT gAATTTGAAACCCAAAGAGTAATTCAAGATCAAAG AGAGGCAGGTGAAGCTTTAGAAGCTCACAAAGATGTTCTTACGGAACGATGTGATCCCACTGCTTTAAAG GAGCATCTTCTGAAGATGACCGCCCAACATCGCGCCCAAATGGCATCAAAGCATCCCAAACCTGCTGTTTCTGTTGCTCAACAAG CTCATGTAGAAATTGGTAATGGTTATGGTGTACCGGGTGGAGGTGCATATTATGCTTCTTTGAGGCCCGAGCTTGACAGAGACTCGGAAAAGAAGAGGGAATTACCGGACTACCTTAAGCAGAAGTTGAAAGCAAGGGGTATTCTAAATGCTGACATTGGAAAAAGCTGTCCGTTGAAAgatcaaaat AAGCTGGAGACTAGTACAACAGAACCTGTTGAACCTGGAAAATTACCTTCTGGATGG GTGGAAGCAAAAGATCCCTCCTCTGGTACGTTATACTATTACAATGAATGCAATGGAAAGAGTCAGTGGGAAAGGCCTGTTGAAACAACTTCTAGTTATGCTCTATCATCTCAACCTATTTTTGACGACTGGGTGCAATCTGTTGATGAAACTTCTG GCcaaaaatattactataatATGAAGACCCATGTATCACAATGGGAGCGTCCTGATTCAACTCATATTGTTGCCACACAACAACATTCTAACAACACGGATTCCATAAATCATCATACTTGGGTTGGTCAGTCGTTTGAGCCAAATAAATGCGTTGGATGTGGTGGATGGGGAGTTGGCCTTGTGCAGGCATGGGGTTACTGCAATCATTGCACCAG AGTTCTCAATCTTCCACAGCATCGCAGCTTAGCATGTAGTCTGAATAACCAGAAGCAAGCCAGCAATTGCGGAAACATCGAAGTTGGTATTGATAGAAAGGCTTCACAGCAGAG GTCCAATTGGAAACCTCCTATGGGCAAGGGAAACATAAAAGATAGTAGAAAACGTGCCCACACCGAAGATGATGAGTTGGATCCCATGGACCCAAGTTCTTATTCGGATGCTCCCCGTGGTGGCTG GATTGTTGGCCTGAAAGGAGTACAGCCAAGAGCAGCTGATACCACTGCTACG GGCCCTTTATTTCAGCAGCGGCCATACCCATCACCTGGAGCTGTCTTGCGAAAGAATGCTGAAATTGCTTCACAAACTAAGAAATGTAGTTCTCACTATGCGCCCATCTCGAAGAAAGGGGATGGGAGCGATGGACTGGGTGATGCTGACTGA
- the LOC130015469 gene encoding cellulose synthase-like protein D5 → MNHPPKFDHMRWLFETKGTYSYSNVVWPKDGYGGGSDKDGHGGGSGANGYESPSDFGEKSKAFDSESWGFCCNYQSLQTTHCNSFGGPWIVSDMEKLSFES, encoded by the exons ATGAATCATCCTCCTAAGTTTGATCATATGAGGTGGTTGTTTGAGACTAAAGGTACTTATAGCTATAGTAATGTTGTGTGGCCTAAAGACGGGTATGGAGGCGGGTCGGATAAAGACGGGCATGGAGGCGGGTCGGGTGCTAATGGATATGAATCTCCTTCGGATTTCGGAGAAAAATCGAAGGCCTTTGACTCGGAAAGTTGGGGTTTCTGCTGCAATTATCAGTCCTTACAG ACTACTCATTGCAACTCGTTTGGTGGCCCTTGGATTGTTTCTGACATGGAGAAACTGTCATTTGAATCATGA
- the LOC126681678 gene encoding uncharacterized protein LOC126681678, with the protein MEDSTNNLRLFSFLLWHIWKARNHAIFEHELLDPLMVCNQAVQAFSEYKDSCILETTVSSADIHTNGRQNSWLPPPEGTIKINYDAASDSNKKFGTIGIVAADYLGRILPRFTAFVRYIWDPRALEWLALHTAMNFAITKGWQNIIFEGDAIQIPHTLTRLQACPAKKESKSNDTSATATLAFNAGEINLRASTTDATVVKGLRASMIPAVQIAAMVVAAPMVVVVFAPIVAEMLL; encoded by the exons ATGGAGGATTCTACAAATAATTTGAGGTTATTCAGTTTTCTCCTATGGCATATTTGGAAAGCTAGGAACCATGCCATCTTTGAGCATGAATTATTAGATCCACTAATGGTTTGTAATCAAGCAGTTCAAGCTTTTTCAGAGTATAAAGACAGCTGCATTCTGGAGACAACTGTATCTAGTGCTGATATTCATACTAATGGCAGACAAAATTCTTGGTTACCACCTCCTGAAGGTACTATTAAGATCAATTATGATGCAGCTTCAGATAGTAACAAGAAATTTGGCACCATAGGTATAGTAGCAGCTGATTATTTGGGCAGGATACTGCCTAGATTCACAGCTTTTGTTAGATACATATGGGATCCTCGGGCTTTGGAATGGTTAGCTTTGCATACTGCTATGAATTTTGCAATCACCAAAGGCTGGCAGAATATAATTTTTGAAGGAGATGCCATTCAAATTCCTCATACTCTAACTCGGTTGCAAGCCTGTCCTGCTAAG AAAGAGTCAAAATCCAATGACACTAGCGCAACTGCTACTCTAGCCTTCAATGCCGGCGAGATCAACCTTCGCGCTTCTACGACTGACGCCACCGTCGTCAAAGGCCTCCGCGCTTCTATGATTCCGGCGGTGCAAATAGCGGCGATGGTGGTTGCTGCTCCGATGGTAGTGGTGGTTTTTGCTCCGATAGTGGCCGAGATGTTGCTGTGA
- the LOC126683024 gene encoding uncharacterized protein LOC126683024 isoform X3, with product MTAQHRAQMASKHPKPAVSVAQQAHVEIGNGYGVPGGGAYYASLRPELDRDSEKKRELPDYLKQKLKARGILNADIGKSCPLKDQNKLETSTTEPVEPGKLPSGWVEAKDPSSGTLYYYNECNGKSQWERPVETTSSYALSSQPIFDDWVQSVDETSGQKYYYNMKTHVSQWERPDSTHIVATQQHSNNTDSINHHTWVGQSFEPNKCVGCGGWGVGLVQAWGYCNHCTRVLNLPQHRSLACSLNNQKQASNCGNIEVGIDRKASQQRSNWKPPMGKGNIKDSRKRAHTEDDELDPMDPSSYSDAPRGGWIVGLKGVQPRAADTTATGPLFQQRPYPSPGAVLRKNAEIASQTKKCSSHYAPISKKGDGSDGLGDAD from the exons ATGACCGCCCAACATCGCGCCCAAATGGCATCAAAGCATCCCAAACCTGCTGTTTCTGTTGCTCAACAAG CTCATGTAGAAATTGGTAATGGTTATGGTGTACCGGGTGGAGGTGCATATTATGCTTCTTTGAGGCCCGAGCTTGACAGAGACTCGGAAAAGAAGAGGGAATTACCGGACTACCTTAAGCAGAAGTTGAAAGCAAGGGGTATTCTAAATGCTGACATTGGAAAAAGCTGTCCGTTGAAAgatcaaaat AAGCTGGAGACTAGTACAACAGAACCTGTTGAACCTGGAAAATTACCTTCTGGATGG GTGGAAGCAAAAGATCCCTCCTCTGGTACGTTATACTATTACAATGAATGCAATGGAAAGAGTCAGTGGGAAAGGCCTGTTGAAACAACTTCTAGTTATGCTCTATCATCTCAACCTATTTTTGACGACTGGGTGCAATCTGTTGATGAAACTTCTG GCcaaaaatattactataatATGAAGACCCATGTATCACAATGGGAGCGTCCTGATTCAACTCATATTGTTGCCACACAACAACATTCTAACAACACGGATTCCATAAATCATCATACTTGGGTTGGTCAGTCGTTTGAGCCAAATAAATGCGTTGGATGTGGTGGATGGGGAGTTGGCCTTGTGCAGGCATGGGGTTACTGCAATCATTGCACCAG AGTTCTCAATCTTCCACAGCATCGCAGCTTAGCATGTAGTCTGAATAACCAGAAGCAAGCCAGCAATTGCGGAAACATCGAAGTTGGTATTGATAGAAAGGCTTCACAGCAGAG GTCCAATTGGAAACCTCCTATGGGCAAGGGAAACATAAAAGATAGTAGAAAACGTGCCCACACCGAAGATGATGAGTTGGATCCCATGGACCCAAGTTCTTATTCGGATGCTCCCCGTGGTGGCTG GATTGTTGGCCTGAAAGGAGTACAGCCAAGAGCAGCTGATACCACTGCTACG GGCCCTTTATTTCAGCAGCGGCCATACCCATCACCTGGAGCTGTCTTGCGAAAGAATGCTGAAATTGCTTCACAAACTAAGAAATGTAGTTCTCACTATGCGCCCATCTCGAAGAAAGGGGATGGGAGCGATGGACTGGGTGATGCTGACTGA